In Longimicrobiales bacterium, one genomic interval encodes:
- a CDS encoding EamA family transporter — MMQTKTLLLVLAAVVFSVIGQLFLKSGAQHLAGHGRVQFLLAAFRNAHVVAGLAAWAASTICWLYVLRVAPLSRAYGLTSLTYVLILLASVHLYDEQVRRVHVVGTVLIVIGIACLLSGD; from the coding sequence ATGATGCAGACGAAGACGTTGTTGCTGGTGCTGGCCGCCGTCGTATTCTCGGTGATCGGCCAGCTCTTCCTGAAGTCAGGCGCTCAGCATCTGGCCGGGCATGGCCGTGTTCAGTTCCTGCTGGCCGCGTTCCGCAACGCACATGTCGTGGCCGGGCTCGCGGCGTGGGCCGCGTCCACGATCTGCTGGCTCTATGTGCTGCGCGTAGCGCCGCTGTCGCGGGCGTACGGCCTCACGAGTCTGACGTACGTGCTCATCCTGCTCGCGAGCGTGCACCTGTATGACGAACAGGTCCGGCGCGTCCACGTCGTGGGGACCGTGCTCATCGTCATCGGCATCGCCTGTCTGCTCTCCGGGGATTAG